The Schaalia dentiphila ATCC 17982 sequence CTACAGATGGCCTCCGTGTTCGCGACGATCGCAAACTCCGGCCAGCAGTGCAAGCCCCAGTCCATCGAGTCCGTGACCGACCGCGACGAGAACGTTCTCAAGGAGTTTGCAGCGGACTGCAAGGAGGTCATCTCCGCTGACATCGCGAACAAGACGGCGGCACTTCTGACGGCCTCTGCCGGCCAGTACTACACGTCGACTCGTCTGGGCGACGGCCGTCCCTTCGCCGCGAAGTCGGGTACGACCGACGGCCACGCCAACACGTGGCTGACCGGCTTCACCCCCTCGCTCGCCACTGCCGCGTGGGTGGGCCACGGCGACAACTCCTCTCAGGAAGTTTCTGGCGTCGTCATCAACGGCGTGTACCACAGCGAGATCTTCGGTGAAACCTACGTCGGCCAGAACATCTGGGCGCCCTACATGACGCAGGCGCTGGCGGGCACACCCATTGAGGCCGTCTCAAACGCGAACATCGGTGCGACGACGCCTCAGCGCGGCGCGACTCCAACTCCCGCACCGAGCGCGTCACCCAACAGCAATGACCACTGACGTCACGTCTGCACTCGCAGGGGCCACGGCCTCGTCCACTCGACGAGGCCGTGGCCTCCTGCGCACCGCGGGAGCGATCGTCGGCGGCCTGGGACTCGCTGGGCTGGCCGCGGGCGGCGCGGCACTCGCGTGGGGATCGATAGAGCGCACGATGCCGGTGCTACGCCGCTACGACGTCCCCATTCAGGGCGACGTTCCAGAGGTGACGATCCTCCAGATCGCAGACCTGCACCTGTTCCCCGGACAGGATTTTCTCCTGCGTTTCCTGTCCGATGTCGCAGCCTCAGAGCGCTTCGACATGGTCGTAGCGACCGGGGACAACTTCGGATCTATGGATGCGCTGGACATGGTGATGGACGCCTATCGCCCGTTCCTGTCCTATCCGGGCGCTTTCGTGCTCGGGTCGAACGACTACTACTCGCCAATTCCGAAGCGCTGGAGCCGCTACCTGTCACGATCAAAGCCACACCCCGTGCGGGTTGTTCCCGATCTTCCCTACCTGCCGATGGTGCGTCGCATGCGTCAGGCTGGCTGGGTCGATCTGTCGAATGCTTCCGGCACGATCAGCCTGCCCACCGGCACCGTGTCTTTGCTGGGCACGGATGACGCTCATATCCACCGGGATCGTGTGGTAGCGCCGGCCTCGTCATGGGCAGCGCCGGGCGTTCTGCACCTGGGCGTCACACACGCCCCCTACACGCGCGTCGTGTCCGCGCTGACGTCGGCAGGCTCGGACCTGATCCTCGCCGGGCACACGCACGGCGGCCAGATCGGCATTCCCGGAGCCGGGGCGATCATCACGAACTGCGACATTTCACGCCCCTACGCGAAGGGCTTGAAGCGGTGGGAGGCTCCGGACGGTACTGAGGCGTGGCTGCACGTCTCGGCTGGCCTGGGAACCTCACGCTACGCAAAGATTCGCATCGCGACGCGCCCCGAGGCGTCTCTGCTGCACGTGCACCCCGCGTAGGAGGGTGTCACCACGGCCGGCTGCCGGGCTTTCTGGGCTCCACGCAGCCAGACAACATGCGGCGTGGACCACACTTCGAGTGCTCACTCCGTCTCCGTTTGGGAATATCGACAGGGTGAGGCTATACTCGAACGGCACCGGGGTGTGGCGCAGCTTGGTAGCGCGCTTCGTTCGGGACGAAGAGGCCGTGGGTTCAAATCCCGCCACCCCGACCGGTAGTCGCCGGGACCACAAGGTCCCGGCGACTTTTGTATAGGCCCTATGCTCAGAATCACTGACCAATGGGTCGAAAGCGCACGATCGCCCATTAGACTAAGGTCGTCCCCATCACTCACTTTGAGGAGAATCTTTATGAAGCGTCGTCTTGCAGCAGCCCTGCTCATCATCACGCTCCCCTTGGGCATGGCAGCATGCCACGGAACGAAGTCCCGCAAGGCCACGCCCAGCACCCCGGCGCCTGCTGCGACAGCCAACGCCAACCCGACCCAGGCCCCCGGCCAGACCCCCGCTCCGACGCAGGCCCCCGGCCAGACCCCCGGCCAGGCCCCCGGTGCCTCCGGCCAGTCCGTCGAGCAGGCCTGCAGCCTGGTCGACAGCCAGCTGAGGTCATTCGCCGACAGCTACAGCGACCCCAACGACTTCGCGCAGGCACTGGCAGCTGCTGAGGCCACCATCAATACTCTGAATTCTCCGCAGATCACCAACCCCGACGTGAAGCAGGCGTCCAGCAAGGTGGCCTCGGCCCTCTCGGACATGGTCAACTTCGGCAAGAAGTACCAGTCGAACCCGAATGCCGCAGACCCGAATGAAGCTCAGCGGTTGACGGAGAACCTGACCACGTCGCTGTACACGCTCGGCAACCTGTGCCCCGCGATGCTGAAGTAATGACGCGACTGTAAGCGCTCAGTCATTGATCGCATAGCGATTGGGGGCGGCCCAATGGGCAGCCCCCAATCGCTATATTCGACTCAGTGACTAATCAGTGCTGGTATCCGCACTTGTTGAACAGTTCCGTCTGCTTCGCGCTGAGATCTTCCATGATCTTGTGGTACTCCTCGAGCTTCTGGACGTCCATACTCAACGGGTCCGCCTTCAGGACACCCGAGTTGTCAGCGGCGGCGCGCCATCCGGCCGCGACCTGATCGACGGACTCCTTAATCTCCTTGTTGGTGATTCTCTTCGATGCCTCTTCGTAGGTGGTGGCAAACGTGGTGTAGGTGTCGGTGATGTTGGCAGCGTCACCATTCTGTGCTGAATTCACGAGGGCGAGGCCCGCGTCCTTGAGAGGCTTCTCGAGCAGCTTGCAGGCGTCAGCCTTCGACTGGGACCCACAGGCGGCCATACCCAGGGGAAGAAGGGTCACGAGGATCGCGGCAACGCGATCCAGAACATGAGCTCGCACCAGGAGACGCTCACCAACCTGTGCAACGTGGACAAGTGAGCAACCACTGACTCATGAGCAACGCAGGAGGGGCGGCCCAATGCGCCGCCCCTCCGCACTGTTTGCTCGACCGATAACCAGAGCTGGGGATCAGCGTCCTCGCGCCCCGGCCTCATCCATTTAGGCCTGTCCGCCGTTCTTCCAGCGACGGAAGAACATCGCCAGCAGCGCGCCGGACAGGTTGTGCCACACGGAGAATACGGCTGCCGGGAGCGCGGTCTCCGGGGTGGAGGCGAAGTGGGTCTTCGCCAACGTCGCGGCGAGCGCCGAGTTCTGCATGCCGACCTCGATTGCGGTCGTCCGCGACGCCTTGTCGGAGCCGCGGCCGGCGCGTCCGGCCAGGTAGCCGAAGAGGTAGCCCAGGAGGTTGTGGCAGATGACCACGGCAATGATGAGAGCGCCAGAGGTCAGGATCTTGTTGACCGAGCCAGACACGACGACCAGCAGCACGTAGCAGATACCAAACACGGAGATCCAGGGGAGAAGCGGCAGGATCTTCTCCACAAACTTGCCCGCGACGAAGCGCACGATGAAGCCGCCCAGGACGGGGGCGAGAACCATCAGCAGGATGTTCTTCGCCATCGCCGCGCCATCAACCGGCATGCGATTACCCACCAGCCAGGCGGTGAGCAGGGGCGTCATGAGGGGCGCGAGCAACGTCGAGATCGAGGTCATGGTGACCGACAGCGCGACGTCCGCCTTCGCCAGGTAGGAGATCACGTTCGAGGCCGTACCACCGGGCGCACAGCCGACGAGGATGACGCCGACCGCGACCGCGTCGGGCAGACCGAACACGTAGCACAGTGCCCAACCGACGAGGGGCATGATCAGGTACTGGGCGACAACACCCACGACCACGGGCAGCGGACGCTTGACGATGAGCCCAAAGTCGGGCAGCGTCAGGGTTAGGCCCATGCCGAACATGATGACGCCGAGCGCCCAGTTCACGCCGGGAGCTAGCGGCTTGAACGTGTCGGGCGTGATCATGGCGATCGCGAAGGCCGCCAGGATCAGCAGTGGGAAGACCGTGACGGCGATGCGCGCGCTGCGATCTTCGGGGGAAAGGACGGGGGATTGAGTTGTAACTGCGTCTGATGTGGACATACCCCCCATATTTCACCGATTGTTAAATCATTCCCGCTTCAGTCTCACGTTGTGACCCTCCCAGTATTGAGCTTCACAGGCGTACTTCATTAAGCTAAGGCTATGCACAGTGCAGCGCCGCAGACTCAGACAACGCCCGAACGCACCGCGGATGGCGTCACCAATCGCGCACCGGGGCGCCCAAAGCCGCGCCACCACAACAATCCCCGCATGCGTAAGCTTGCCCGCAACGGTTGGATCTCCGACCAGCACGGCGCGTGGACGATGATGGCTTTCCCGCCGCTGCTCGGGTGGGCGCTGTCCTTCACCTTCTCGTGGACGGTCGTCCTCATGCTGGTCGCATGGGCGATGGCCTTCCAGATGTTCTCCGCCGTGTGCCTGTGGGTCAAGACACCCGCCAAGCGCCGCTCTCGCATTGCCCCCGCGGTCCTGACCTACGGCCTGCTCGCGGCGCTCCCCGGCGCTACCCTCCTGGCCCTGCGCCCACAGCTGCTGTGGTGGGCGATCGCTTTCGTACCCCTGGCCTCATCCGCGATCTACCTCGTGTGGAAGGGCCGCGAGCGCTCCCTGGGTGCCCGCGCGGCCTCGATCCTAGCGGGTAACATCATGGGACCCGTGGCGTTCTCGCTGGCGATCGCAGACGGTTCACCGGCTGCGGTGACCCTCAACGCGTGGGCGACGTGCGCCGCGTTCGGCCTGCACTACATCGGCACTGTTCCGCTGGTTCGGTCGATGATCCGCGGTCGTAAGGACCCGCGCTGGGCGATGGGTTCCACGCTGCTGCACGCGGTGTTCACGCTGTGCACGGCTGTGGCGTGGTGGTTCGGCGCGCTCGAGATCTGGCCTGTCCTCATGTGGGCGTGCCTGACCGCGCGCGCGTGGGTGATGCCGACGCTGAACCGGACCCGCGCACGCCCCTTCTCGCCCAAGCTCATCGGATTCAGCGAGCTCGGCTGGTCGCTTCTTCTCA is a genomic window containing:
- a CDS encoding metallophosphoesterase; its protein translation is MTTDVTSALAGATASSTRRGRGLLRTAGAIVGGLGLAGLAAGGAALAWGSIERTMPVLRRYDVPIQGDVPEVTILQIADLHLFPGQDFLLRFLSDVAASERFDMVVATGDNFGSMDALDMVMDAYRPFLSYPGAFVLGSNDYYSPIPKRWSRYLSRSKPHPVRVVPDLPYLPMVRRMRQAGWVDLSNASGTISLPTGTVSLLGTDDAHIHRDRVVAPASSWAAPGVLHLGVTHAPYTRVVSALTSAGSDLILAGHTHGGQIGIPGAGAIITNCDISRPYAKGLKRWEAPDGTEAWLHVSAGLGTSRYAKIRIATRPEASLLHVHPA
- a CDS encoding RNA-binding protein, whose translation is MRAHVLDRVAAILVTLLPLGMAACGSQSKADACKLLEKPLKDAGLALVNSAQNGDAANITDTYTTFATTYEEASKRITNKEIKESVDQVAAGWRAAADNSGVLKADPLSMDVQKLEEYHKIMEDLSAKQTELFNKCGYQH
- a CDS encoding bile acid:sodium symporter family protein codes for the protein MSTSDAVTTQSPVLSPEDRSARIAVTVFPLLILAAFAIAMITPDTFKPLAPGVNWALGVIMFGMGLTLTLPDFGLIVKRPLPVVVGVVAQYLIMPLVGWALCYVFGLPDAVAVGVILVGCAPGGTASNVISYLAKADVALSVTMTSISTLLAPLMTPLLTAWLVGNRMPVDGAAMAKNILLMVLAPVLGGFIVRFVAGKFVEKILPLLPWISVFGICYVLLVVVSGSVNKILTSGALIIAVVICHNLLGYLFGYLAGRAGRGSDKASRTTAIEVGMQNSALAATLAKTHFASTPETALPAAVFSVWHNLSGALLAMFFRRWKNGGQA
- a CDS encoding YwiC-like family protein, coding for MRKLARNGWISDQHGAWTMMAFPPLLGWALSFTFSWTVVLMLVAWAMAFQMFSAVCLWVKTPAKRRSRIAPAVLTYGLLAALPGATLLALRPQLLWWAIAFVPLASSAIYLVWKGRERSLGARAASILAGNIMGPVAFSLAIADGSPAAVTLNAWATCAAFGLHYIGTVPLVRSMIRGRKDPRWAMGSTLLHAVFTLCTAVAWWFGALEIWPVLMWACLTARAWVMPTLNRTRARPFSPKLIGFSELGWSLLLIASLLIP